A genomic window from Lotus japonicus ecotype B-129 chromosome 1, LjGifu_v1.2 includes:
- the LOC130729784 gene encoding probable alpha-mannosidase At5g13980, translating into MAKFLLFLVTLLGVLLCGQSKFMVYNTSQGIVPGKLNVHLVAHTHDDVGWLKTVDQYYVGSNNSIQGACVQNVLDSMVGALVADKNRKFIYVEIAFFQRWWRDQSEIVQNVVKKLVTSGQLEFINGGMCMHDEAVTHYIDMIDQTTLGHRFLKQEFGLTPRIGWQIDPFGHSAVQAYLLGAEVGFDSFFFGRIDYQDRAKRKKEKSLEVIWQGSKSLGSSAQIFAGAFPENYEPPPGGFYFEVNDNSPIVQDNMDLFDYNVQDRVNDFVAAALSQANITRTNHIMWTMGTDFKYQYAHTWYRQLDKLIHYVNQDGRVNALYSTPSIYTDAKYATNESWPTKTDDFFPYADRANGYWTGYFTSRPAVKRYVRLMSGYYLAARQLEFFRGRMKSGPNTDSLADALAIAQHHDAVTGTEKQHVANDYSKRLSIGYKEAEELVSSSLASLVESTLLTRSQNPVTKFQQCPLLNISYCPASEVDLAQGKSLVIVVYNSLGWRRNEVIQIPVINGDVTVHDSNGTQVESQLLPQAEVYADLRNYYVKAYLGQTPPKTPKYWLAFSVSVPPLGFSTYTVSTSKKTGSTRSLVYTYQSGEKSRYEVGQGNLKLTFSTDQEKYNNYVNMRNLVDEQVDLSYLYYSGYNGTDQKDPQNSGAYIFRPNGTYPINHKGQVPVTVLRGPILDEVHQQINPWIYQITRLQKGSEHVEVEFIVGPIPIEDGIGKEVATQISTSMETNKVFYTDSNGRDFIKRIRDYRTDWELEVNQPIAGNYYPINLGIYMKDNKTEFSVLVDRAIGGSSLQDGQIELMVHRRLLLDDSRGVAEALNETDCVADDCRGLTVQGKYYYRIDPLGEGAKWRRTFGQEIYSPLLLAFAEKDDKDDWINTHVTTFSGVDSSYTLPENIVILTLQELENGTVLLRLAHLYEIEEDKDFSVMTNVELKKIFPGKKIKEVKEMNLSANQERTEMEKKRLVWKVEGSSGNEHVSRGGPVDPKELNVELAPMEIRTFIIYFDDVPNHLLDAL; encoded by the exons ATGGCGAAATTTTTACTCTTTCTGGTGACCCTTTTGGGAGTACTCCTTTGTGGGCAATCCAAGTTCATGGTTTACAACACTTCGCAGGGCATAGTACCTGGGAAGCTCAACGTTCATCTTGTTGCTCATACCCATGATGATGTTGGGTGGTTGAAGACGGTTGATCAGTACTACGTTGGTTCTAACAATTCAATTCAG GGGGCTTGTGTGCAAAATGTGTTGGACTCCATGGTTGGTGCTCTGGTGGCCGACAAGAACCGAAAATTTATATATGTTGAGATA GCCTTTTTCCAGCGATGGTGGAGAGATCAGAGTGAAATTGTGCAGAATGTAGTTAAGAAACTTGTTACTTCGGGTCAACTGGAGTTCAT AAATGGGGGCATGTGTATGCATGATGAGGCAGTAACTCATTACATTGACATGATTGATCAGACTACACTTGGACATCGGTTTCTGAAACAGGAGTTTGGTTTAACTCCTAGAATTGGTTGGCAAATTGACCCCTTTGGACATTCTGctgtgcaggcttacttgttgGGAGCTGAA GTTGGATTCGACTCATTTTTCTTTGGTCGGATAGATTACCAAGACAGGGCTAAGCGCAAAAAGGAGAAGAGTCTCGAGGTTATCTGGCAGGGTAGCAAGAGCCTTGGCTCGTCCGCCCAG ATCTTTGCTGGTGCATTCCCTGAGAATTATGAGCCTCCCCCTGGTGGATTTTACTTTGAAGTTAATGATAACTCACCAATAGTTCAA GACAACATGGATTTGTTTGATTATAATGTCCAAGATCGAGTGAATGACTTTGTTGCTGCTGCATTATCACAG GCAAACATCACTCGTACAAATCACATAATGTGGACTATGGGAACTGATTTTAAGTATCAATATGCACATACATGGTACCGACAATTGGACAAGCTTATTCATTATGTGAACCAG GATGGACGTGTCAATGCTCTGTACTCTACGCCATCCATATATACTGATGCGAAATATGCTACAAATGAGTCCTGGCCAACCAAGACCGATGATTTCTTCCC TTACGCAGATCGTGCAAATGGTTACTGGACAGGATACTTTACCAGTAGGCCAGCTGTCAAACGTTATGTCCGATTAATGAGTGGCTATTATTTG GCTGCCCGACAACTAGAATTTTTTAGAGGGAGAATGAAATCTGGGCCAAATACAGACTCATTAGCTGATGCTTTAGCAATTGCCCAACACCATGATGCAGTCACTGGCACGGAAAAGCAGCATGTGGCCAATGATTATTCTAAACGATTGTCAATAGGCTACAAGGAG GCAGAGGAGTTGGTTTCGTCATCACTGGCTAGCTTGGTTGAGTCGACATTGCTTACTAGGTCTCAGAATCCAGTTACCAAGTTTCAACAA TGTCCACTTTTGAACATAAGTTACTGTCCTGCATCAGAAGTTGATCTGGCTCAAGGAAAGAGTTTG GTTATTGTGGTTTACAACTCTCTTGGTTGGAGAAGAAATGAAGTGATTCAAATTCCG GTTATCAATGGCGATGTTACAGTTCATGACTCCAACGGTACACAAGTAGAATCTCAGCTTCTTCCTCAGGCAGAGGTATATGCAGACTTAAGAAACTACTATGTCAAGGCATACTTGGGACAAACTCCACCCAAGACACCCAAGTATTGGCTTGCATTTTCCGTATCTGTACCGCCACTTGGCTTTAGCACCTACACTGTCTCAACTTCCAAAAAGACAG GTTCCACCAGATCATTGGTATATACATATCAAAGTGGTGAAAAATCTAGATatgaagttggtcaaggaaATCTGAAGCTTACATTTTCTACAGATCAAGAAAAATATAACAATTATGTTAATATGAGAAACTTG GTTGACGAACAAGTTGATCTGAGTTACCTTTACTATTCAGGATATAACGGAACTGACCAAAAAGATCCACAG AATTCTGGGGCGTATATATTCCGTCCAAATGGCACATATCCGATAAACCATAAAGGACAG gtTCCAGTGACTGTTCTGCGCGGACCGATACTAGATGAAGTGCATCAGCAAATCAATCCATGGATATATCAG ATTACCAGATTGCAGAAAGGAAGCGAGCATGTTGAAGTAGAGTTCATT GTTGGCCCTATACCTATTGAAGATGGAATTGGTAAAGAAGTTGCAACTCAGATTTCAACTTCTATGGAAACCAACAAAGTATTTTACACAGATTCTAATGGGCGTGATTTTATCAAAAGG ATACGTGACTACAGAACAGACTGGGAGCTGGAAGTGAACCAGCCCATTGCTGGAAATTATTACCCT ATTAATCTTGGCATATACATGAAGGATAATAAAACAGAATTCTCTGTTTTGGTGGATAGAGCTATCGGAGGATCTAGCTTACAAGATGGACAAATAGAGCTAATGGTCCACAG GAGACTGCTACTTGATGATTCAAGAGGTGTTGCAGAGGCCCTAAATGAAACAGACTGTGTTGCTGATGATTGCAGGGGTCTAACT GTCCAAGGCAAATATTACTATAGAATAGATCCCTTGGGAGAGGGAGCTAAGTGGCGCCGTACTTTTGGACAGGAAATATATTCTCCACTTCTATTAGCCTTTGCTGAAAAG GATGATAAAGATGACTGGATAAATACCCATGTAACAACATTTTCAGGAGTAGACTCTTCTTACACATTACCTGAAAACATTGTTATATTAACATTACAG GAACTTGAGAATGGGACAGTTCTCCTTCGGCTAGCGCATTTATATGAG ATTGAAGAAGACAAGGATTTCTCTGTAATGACAAATGTGGAGCTGAAAAAAATCTTCCCTGGGAAGAAG ATCAAAGAGGTGAAAGAGATGAACTTATCTGCCAATCAAGAAAGGACAGAGATGGAGAAGAAAAGACTTGTTTGGAAAGTAGAAGGCTCTTCTGGAAATGAACATGTCTCAAGGGGAGGGCCAGTTGATCCCAAAGAGCTAAATGTGGAGCTTGCTCCTATGGAAATCCGCACTTTCATCATTTACTTTGATGACGTGCCTAACCATCTTCTTGATGCATTGTAG